In Bacillus cytotoxicus NVH 391-98, the following are encoded in one genomic region:
- a CDS encoding phosphotransferase family protein: MVNIRSKTEELRAKLKTILNREYKELAVQELKVIGNGVQNIVFRGDSEKGPLAFRVPWEREVKNINEGLFNSRISLQKEAELSKFCNSKDIPVPKVHGLHLSTELDFLISDYLATDHIQISAYKIGEVVNNLHNMPIEDLNYQHRTRKPSSKYIAERLVKRVEGFNKITHCDIEFPDISIIEEILKQADHVKKLLHMDIRPANLIGYNGEVKALIDWDNALIGHPLLELMRIAETNEIDWYEFKDGYKNKDIFESMPRIVSLFYQLDTAVMLANLFIAQLKIEEKGIFYKERVKTLHNEIHRYL, translated from the coding sequence ATGGTTAATATACGTTCGAAAACAGAAGAATTAAGGGCGAAATTAAAAACTATATTGAATCGAGAATATAAAGAATTGGCTGTTCAGGAGTTAAAAGTAATAGGAAATGGAGTACAAAATATTGTGTTCCGAGGGGATTCGGAAAAAGGACCTTTAGCATTTCGAGTACCTTGGGAACGTGAAGTGAAAAATATAAATGAAGGGTTGTTTAATAGTCGAATCTCATTGCAAAAGGAAGCGGAGCTTTCTAAGTTTTGTAATTCTAAAGACATTCCAGTGCCAAAGGTTCACGGACTGCACCTTTCTACAGAACTTGATTTTTTAATTTCAGATTACCTGGCTACTGATCATATTCAAATTTCTGCGTACAAAATAGGAGAAGTAGTTAATAATCTCCATAATATGCCAATTGAAGATTTAAATTACCAACATAGGACTAGGAAACCATCTAGTAAGTATATAGCTGAACGTCTCGTAAAAAGAGTAGAAGGATTTAATAAAATTACACATTGCGATATTGAATTTCCTGATATATCGATAATCGAAGAGATTCTTAAACAAGCAGATCATGTAAAGAAATTATTACATATGGACATTCGACCAGCAAATCTAATTGGATATAACGGAGAAGTTAAGGCGTTGATTGATTGGGATAATGCTCTAATTGGTCACCCGCTGCTAGAACTTATGAGGATAGCTGAAACTAATGAAATTGATTGGTATGAATTTAAAGATGGATATAAGAATAAAGATATCTTTGAATCTATGCCTCGTATTGTCAGCTTATTTTATCAGCTTGATACAGCGGTAATGCTTGCAAATCTGTTTATAGCGCAACTGAAAATAGAGGAAAAAGGCATATTCTATAAAGAGCGTGTGAAAACACTTCATAATGAAATACATAGATATTTATAA
- a CDS encoding formate/nitrite transporter family protein translates to MLEHGLTYVVKLAQKKKEMLDTNLMQYFIRAALAGVYIGFIIVLCFKLGNFFSIENSPATYLAASMFFGIALVLIIYGGAELFTGNTMYFTVSTLRNKTTISDTFRNWITCYAGNLAGALFFALLFYATGIFETIDHEHLMNKVVEIKMGTPTIQLFFKGILCNWLVCLACFLPSQVKGDTAKILVMMFLVFTFFLSGYEHSIANLSLFALSLLSPHSDTISFAGAIHNLIPVTLGNIIGGSVFVGMVYHYLTSGTKKAGKVAPQEEIIPLQAHMKH, encoded by the coding sequence ATGCTAGAACACGGATTGACTTACGTTGTAAAACTTGCTCAGAAAAAAAAAGAAATGCTAGACACAAATTTAATGCAATACTTCATTCGCGCTGCACTTGCTGGCGTTTATATCGGCTTTATTATTGTACTATGTTTTAAATTAGGTAATTTCTTCAGTATAGAAAATTCTCCGGCAACTTATTTAGCTGCTTCTATGTTTTTCGGTATTGCACTCGTATTAATCATATACGGTGGCGCTGAATTATTTACAGGAAATACAATGTATTTTACAGTCTCCACTTTAAGAAACAAAACAACTATTTCCGATACATTTCGTAACTGGATTACTTGTTATGCAGGCAATTTAGCAGGGGCATTATTTTTTGCATTATTATTTTATGCAACTGGAATTTTTGAAACAATCGATCATGAACATTTGATGAATAAAGTTGTGGAAATCAAAATGGGAACACCTACCATTCAGCTTTTCTTTAAAGGTATTTTATGTAATTGGCTTGTCTGTTTAGCTTGTTTTCTTCCGTCTCAAGTGAAAGGTGATACAGCCAAAATTCTTGTTATGATGTTCCTTGTTTTTACTTTTTTCCTATCCGGTTATGAGCATAGCATTGCAAACTTATCATTATTTGCATTATCTTTACTATCACCACACTCTGATACAATTAGTTTTGCTGGTGCCATTCACAATTTAATTCCCGTAACACTCGGGAACATCATTGGCGGATCCGTCTTTGTAGGTATGGTATATCATTATTTAACGAGCGGAACAAAAAAAGCTGGTAAAGTTGCTCCTCAAGAGGAAATCATTCCTTTACAAGCTCATATGAAACATTAA
- a CDS encoding TerC family protein — protein sequence MDVSLLLEYSWVLLILIALEGILAADNALVLAIMVKHLPEEKRKKALFYGLAGAFIFRFGSLFIISFLVDVWQVQALGAIYLMFIAGNHLFKTYMRKHTNEETKKKDANIKKKQENFWWTVFKVEVADIAFAVDSILAAVALAMTLPKTGLGTIGSLDTGQFLVIFAGGIIGLIIMRFAASAFVHLLKRKPGLETAAFLIVGWVGVKLAVYTLAHPTLGILPHSFPESAPWKIGFWIVLVGIAAGGWFFSKDTKTNTIQKNFDEKAL from the coding sequence ATGGATGTATCATTACTTTTGGAGTACAGCTGGGTATTACTTATTTTAATTGCATTAGAAGGGATTTTAGCAGCAGATAATGCACTTGTTCTTGCCATTATGGTAAAACATTTACCCGAAGAAAAACGAAAAAAAGCATTATTTTATGGATTAGCTGGTGCTTTCATATTTCGCTTTGGATCACTGTTTATCATTTCTTTCTTAGTTGATGTATGGCAAGTGCAGGCGCTAGGTGCCATTTATTTAATGTTTATTGCAGGTAACCATTTGTTCAAAACTTATATGAGAAAGCATACAAATGAAGAAACGAAGAAAAAAGATGCAAACATAAAGAAAAAACAAGAAAACTTTTGGTGGACGGTATTTAAAGTCGAAGTTGCTGATATCGCATTTGCAGTTGATTCTATTTTAGCTGCTGTTGCATTGGCAATGACTTTACCAAAAACAGGATTAGGTACAATCGGTAGCCTCGATACTGGTCAATTCCTTGTTATTTTTGCCGGCGGTATAATTGGTCTAATCATTATGCGATTTGCTGCTTCTGCTTTCGTACACTTATTAAAACGGAAGCCAGGACTAGAAACAGCTGCCTTCTTGATTGTTGGTTGGGTTGGGGTAAAACTTGCTGTTTACACCTTAGCACACCCAACTTTAGGGATTCTCCCTCATTCATTCCCTGAATCTGCTCCATGGAAAATTGGATTCTGGATTGTACTAGTTGGAATTGCAGCTGGTGGTTGGTTCTTCTCCAAAGATACAAAAACAAACACTATACAAAAGAATTTTGATGAAAAAGCGTTGTAA
- a CDS encoding TrkH family potassium uptake protein: MKQINMKMSPPRVLILSFMMLSIAGTCLLKLPVSTTTSISWLDALFTTVSACTVTGLGVVDTGKIFTTFGQCVILFLIQVGGLGIMSFAVFIAIMLGRKIGLQNRILLQQALNQTNIGGVIGLVKSLFIFSFTVECIAALFLSFEWIPKYGIKKGVYYSLFHSISAFNNAGFSIWSDNLMSQSHSILVNIVISTLIILGGMGFTVIVDIKRKKSFKTLTLHSKLMLSSTLIINIIATLLIFIFEFHNSISMKGFTPFEETLAAYFQAISTRTAGFNTVDIAQLSTPSLLLMMLLMFIGAGSASTGGGIKLTTFLIMLFGVFKFLQEQDDIVIFKKSIKDTLIVKSLTITVISISFIFFSILILSITEQTPLFMSAFEVFSAFGTVGLSMGLTPQLTVIGKFIIIFMMFFGKMGPLTLAFSFARKKQKKIKYPNEDLLTG, translated from the coding sequence ATGAAACAGATTAATATGAAAATGAGCCCACCTCGTGTACTCATTTTATCTTTTATGATGCTCTCCATTGCTGGAACATGCTTATTAAAACTCCCCGTTTCAACAACAACTTCTATTTCATGGCTAGATGCTTTATTTACAACTGTTTCTGCCTGTACCGTTACTGGACTAGGTGTTGTAGATACAGGGAAAATATTCACTACATTTGGACAATGTGTCATTTTATTTCTCATTCAAGTCGGTGGACTAGGTATTATGAGCTTTGCCGTATTCATTGCGATTATGTTAGGAAGAAAAATTGGACTTCAAAACCGAATATTACTCCAACAAGCATTAAATCAAACGAATATTGGCGGTGTAATCGGCCTTGTCAAATCTTTGTTTATATTTTCGTTTACAGTTGAGTGTATCGCAGCTCTTTTTCTTTCGTTCGAATGGATTCCTAAATATGGTATAAAGAAAGGGGTCTATTATAGTTTGTTTCACTCCATTTCTGCATTTAATAATGCCGGTTTTTCCATCTGGAGTGACAATTTAATGTCTCAATCTCACAGTATTCTTGTGAATATTGTTATTTCGACTTTAATTATTTTAGGAGGGATGGGTTTTACAGTCATCGTGGACATAAAACGAAAAAAGAGTTTTAAAACACTGACCTTACATTCTAAACTTATGCTCTCTTCTACTCTTATAATTAATATTATTGCAACACTTTTAATTTTTATATTTGAATTTCATAATTCTATCTCCATGAAAGGATTTACACCATTTGAAGAAACATTAGCTGCCTACTTTCAAGCCATTTCGACACGCACTGCTGGTTTTAATACAGTTGATATCGCACAGCTCTCCACCCCCTCTCTTTTACTCATGATGCTACTTATGTTTATCGGGGCTGGTAGTGCATCTACGGGAGGTGGTATTAAATTAACAACCTTTTTAATTATGTTATTTGGTGTATTTAAGTTCCTTCAAGAACAAGATGATATTGTTATTTTTAAAAAATCGATAAAAGATACTCTTATCGTTAAATCTTTAACAATTACTGTCATATCCATTTCATTTATTTTCTTTTCCATACTTATTTTAAGCATTACTGAACAAACCCCTCTTTTCATGAGTGCATTCGAAGTTTTTTCGGCATTTGGAACCGTTGGATTAAGCATGGGACTTACACCGCAGCTAACGGTCATTGGAAAATTTATTATTATATTTATGATGTTTTTTGGAAAGATGGGTCCACTAACACTAGCCTTTTCCTTTGCACGTAAAAAGCAAAAAAAAATAAAATATCCAAACGAAGATCTTTTAACAGGTTGA
- a CDS encoding alpha/beta-type small acid-soluble spore protein, translating into MVKTNKLLVPGAEQALEQFKYEIAQEFGVNLGSNTVARANGSVGGEVTKRLVSLAQQQLRG; encoded by the coding sequence ATGGTAAAAACAAATAAATTACTTGTTCCTGGTGCTGAACAAGCGCTGGAACAATTCAAATACGAAATTGCGCAAGAGTTCGGCGTAAACTTAGGATCGAATACAGTTGCTCGTGCTAATGGATCTGTCGGTGGCGAAGTAACAAAACGTCTTGTTTCTTTAGCACAACAACAATTGCGTGGATAA
- a CDS encoding MaoC family dehydratase, with product MNLFQEAQSVQELQYDEIQVGDQASLTKTITNEDILAFAKLTGDVNPIHILDSFAKTTIFKERIAHGMLVSGFISTVLGTQLPGKNTIYLSQNVSFRAPVKIGDTLRVIVEVIKKRDDKKIITLQTNIYNQSNVIVVEGTATILKKE from the coding sequence ATGAATCTATTTCAAGAAGCACAATCCGTTCAAGAGCTTCAGTACGATGAGATTCAAGTTGGCGATCAAGCTTCATTAACCAAAACGATTACAAATGAAGATATCCTTGCTTTTGCAAAATTAACTGGGGACGTCAACCCCATTCATATACTAGATTCCTTTGCAAAAACAACAATCTTCAAAGAGCGTATCGCACATGGAATGCTTGTTTCAGGTTTTATTTCTACTGTTCTCGGTACGCAATTGCCAGGTAAAAATACCATCTATTTATCGCAAAATGTTTCATTTCGTGCACCTGTAAAAATTGGTGATACATTACGCGTTATAGTAGAAGTGATAAAAAAACGTGATGATAAAAAAATCATTACATTGCAAACAAACATATATAACCAATCAAATGTTATTGTTGTCGAAGGAACTGCAACGATACTCAAAAAGGAGTAG
- the phaP gene encoding polyhydroxyalkanoic acid inclusion protein PhaP, which produces METKPYELIDAFWKNWSHSLSLFSSAGKQLEQLTLEILKQQQDALHKLTAGVDELEKELQQFTAQWNSQYTEYVNQLTGNSLNDQIHEWQEKWNELSNHIHQLTVSPTKTSLSILTQTSGQFEETTKQFIEQHQLQREELQKQLDDFLTEFKSTQLELVKKFEENSKNLFTSIK; this is translated from the coding sequence ATGGAAACTAAACCATATGAACTTATCGATGCATTTTGGAAAAATTGGTCACATTCGCTTTCCCTTTTTTCTTCAGCGGGAAAACAATTAGAACAACTTACATTAGAAATATTAAAACAACAACAAGACGCTTTGCATAAACTAACAGCAGGAGTTGACGAACTAGAAAAAGAACTTCAACAATTCACTGCTCAATGGAACAGCCAATATACAGAATATGTGAACCAACTTACAGGCAATTCTCTAAATGATCAAATTCATGAGTGGCAAGAAAAATGGAATGAACTCTCTAACCACATTCATCAACTTACTGTTTCTCCTACAAAAACATCACTGTCTATTCTTACACAAACAAGCGGTCAATTCGAGGAAACAACAAAACAATTTATTGAGCAACATCAACTTCAGCGTGAGGAACTTCAAAAACAATTAGATGATTTTTTGACGGAGTTCAAGTCTACACAACTGGAACTTGTAAAAAAGTTCGAGGAAAACTCCAAAAATCTATTTACTTCCATCAAATAA
- the phaQ gene encoding poly-beta-hydroxybutyrate-responsive repressor: MLHNEPDQQESIEKISAKQPNSMPKNFLVPFLLLCLKDWSLHGYKLIQMLMDIGFSSIDQGNVYRTLRKLEKENLISSTWDTSEGGPAKRIYSLTEYGEQYLATCATSFEHYQNMLRTFFTLYTNAFFPFSTSPDKDEKNSSSSPGGTAE, translated from the coding sequence ATGCTACATAATGAACCAGACCAACAAGAAAGTATTGAAAAAATCTCAGCAAAACAACCAAACTCCATGCCAAAAAACTTCTTAGTTCCCTTCTTACTTCTCTGTCTGAAAGACTGGAGTCTTCACGGTTACAAACTCATTCAAATGCTAATGGACATCGGCTTTTCTTCTATCGATCAAGGTAATGTTTATCGAACATTACGCAAATTAGAAAAAGAAAATCTTATTTCTTCAACTTGGGATACAAGTGAAGGAGGGCCAGCAAAACGTATCTACTCTTTAACGGAATATGGAGAGCAATATTTAGCAACATGCGCGACCTCTTTTGAACATTACCAAAATATGTTGCGAACATTTTTCACTTTATACACCAATGCATTCTTTCCGTTTTCTACTTCTCCAGACAAGGATGAAAAAAATTCTTCATCTTCACCTGGTGGTACAGCAGAATAA
- the phaR gene encoding polyhydroxyalkanoic acid synthase subunit PhaR, with product MIDQKFDPLQTWKEVYEKTETFWGKALNETIKTEEYSAWMGSVLDLNLFYQKMLNDVTKGYLEKVNIPTQEDIARVATLVINLENKVDNIEEILEEKAETLGQSPTLKRDVTKVKQDIRTLENKVDKILELLEKQNETLAKLQDPVKEETKAQVKPENKK from the coding sequence GTGATTGATCAAAAATTTGATCCACTGCAAACATGGAAAGAGGTTTATGAAAAAACAGAAACGTTTTGGGGAAAAGCATTAAATGAAACAATCAAAACAGAAGAGTATTCTGCTTGGATGGGAAGCGTTCTAGATTTGAACTTGTTTTATCAGAAAATGTTAAATGATGTAACGAAGGGCTATTTAGAAAAAGTAAACATACCGACTCAAGAAGACATTGCTAGGGTAGCAACACTTGTTATTAACTTGGAAAATAAGGTTGATAACATTGAGGAAATTCTAGAGGAAAAAGCAGAAACTTTAGGCCAATCTCCTACGCTAAAACGTGATGTGACAAAAGTGAAACAAGACATTCGAACTTTAGAAAATAAAGTTGATAAAATTTTAGAATTATTAGAAAAACAAAATGAAACATTAGCAAAATTACAAGACCCTGTGAAGGAAGAGACAAAAGCACAAGTGAAACCAGAAAATAAAAAATAA
- a CDS encoding acetoacetyl-CoA reductase: protein MTQLNGKVAIVTGGAKGIGKAITVALAKEGVKVVMNYNSSKEAAENLVNELGTEGHDVYAVQADVSKLEDAKRLVDETVNHFGKVDILVNNAGITRDRTFKKLNREDWERVIDVNLSSVFNTTSAALPYITESEGGRIISISSIIGQAGGFGQTNYAAAKAGMIGFTKSLALELAKTNVTVNAICPGFIDTEMVAEVPENVREQIVAKIPKKRFGQADEIAKGVVYLCRDGAYITGQQLNINGGLYM, encoded by the coding sequence ATGACTCAATTAAATGGAAAAGTTGCAATTGTAACAGGCGGAGCAAAAGGAATTGGGAAAGCAATTACGGTGGCTTTAGCAAAAGAAGGAGTAAAGGTTGTTATGAATTACAATAGCAGTAAAGAAGCAGCTGAAAATCTTGTAAATGAGCTAGGAACAGAGGGTCATGATGTATATGCAGTTCAAGCTGATGTTTCAAAGTTAGAAGATGCAAAGCGCCTTGTAGATGAAACTGTGAATCACTTTGGTAAAGTAGATATTTTAGTTAATAATGCTGGTATTACAAGAGATCGTACGTTTAAAAAGTTGAATCGTGAAGATTGGGAGCGCGTCATTGATGTGAACTTAAGTAGTGTATTCAACACAACAAGCGCAGCGCTTCCTTACATAACAGAGTCTGAAGGTGGAAGGATTATTAGTATTTCTTCTATTATTGGACAAGCAGGCGGATTCGGTCAAACGAACTATGCCGCTGCGAAAGCAGGTATGATAGGATTTACCAAATCGTTAGCGTTAGAGCTTGCGAAAACAAATGTAACAGTAAATGCAATCTGCCCAGGTTTTATTGATACTGAGATGGTTGCAGAAGTACCGGAAAATGTTCGTGAGCAAATCGTTGCGAAGATTCCAAAGAAACGATTTGGACAAGCGGATGAAATTGCAAAAGGCGTTGTGTATCTGTGCCGAGATGGAGCATATATTACAGGGCAGCAATTAAATATTAATGGCGGATTATATATGTAA
- the phaC gene encoding class III poly(R)-hydroxyalkanoic acid synthase subunit PhaC → MTTFVTEWEKQLELCPEEYRNAYRRLKRASEVLLREPEPQVGLTPKEVIWTKNKAKLYRYIPKQETTHSVPILLIYALINKPYIMDLTPGNSLVEYLVDRGFDVYMLDWGTFGLEDRHLKFDDFVFDYIAKAVKKVMRTAKSDEISLLGYCMGGTLTSIYAALHPHMPIRNLIFMTSPFDFSNTGLYGPLLDEKYFNLDKAVDTFGNIPPEMIDFGNKMLKPVTNFVGPYVALLDRSENEKFVTSWKLVQKWVGDGIPFPGEAYRQWIRDFYQKNKLVKGELVIRGQKVDLKNIKANVLNISARRDHIALPCQVEALLEHISSVDKQYVCLPTGHMSIVYGGTAVKQTYPTIGEWLEERSQ, encoded by the coding sequence ATGACTACATTCGTAACTGAATGGGAAAAACAATTGGAGTTATGCCCAGAAGAGTATCGAAATGCATATCGTCGTTTGAAGAGAGCAAGTGAGGTTTTATTGCGCGAACCGGAACCGCAAGTTGGTTTAACGCCGAAAGAGGTCATTTGGACAAAGAACAAAGCGAAATTATATCGTTATATTCCAAAGCAGGAAACGACACATTCAGTTCCTATTTTATTAATATATGCTTTAATCAATAAGCCGTATATTATGGATTTAACACCAGGAAACAGCTTGGTAGAATATTTAGTAGATCGTGGTTTTGATGTGTATATGTTAGACTGGGGAACATTTGGCTTAGAGGATCGTCATTTGAAATTTGATGATTTCGTATTCGACTATATTGCAAAAGCAGTGAAGAAGGTAATGCGAACTGCAAAATCGGACGAGATTTCATTATTAGGTTATTGCATGGGCGGAACGTTAACTTCTATTTATGCAGCACTTCATCCGCACATGCCGATTCGCAATTTAATTTTTATGACAAGTCCGTTTGATTTTTCTAATACAGGATTATATGGTCCTTTATTAGATGAAAAATATTTTAACTTAGATAAAGCTGTTGATACATTTGGAAATATACCTCCAGAGATGATTGATTTCGGAAATAAAATGTTAAAACCAGTTACAAATTTTGTAGGGCCGTATGTAGCATTACTGGATCGATCAGAAAACGAAAAGTTTGTAACAAGCTGGAAGCTGGTTCAAAAATGGGTGGGAGATGGAATTCCATTCCCAGGAGAAGCATATAGACAATGGATTCGTGACTTTTATCAAAAGAATAAACTAGTAAAAGGTGAGCTTGTTATTCGAGGACAAAAAGTGGATTTAAAAAACATTAAGGCAAATGTATTAAACATTTCTGCTAGACGTGATCACATTGCTTTACCGTGTCAAGTAGAAGCATTGTTAGAACATATTTCTAGTGTGGATAAACAATATGTTTGCTTGCCGACAGGACATATGTCTATCGTATATGGTGGAACAGCTGTAAAACAAACATATCCAACCATTGGGGAGTGGCTTGAAGAGCGCTCTCAATAA
- a CDS encoding TrkH family potassium uptake protein, giving the protein MKGIKKFLQKLRPVQLIVFFYFIAVIVSVILLSMPFVIKPGVKWTFIDALFTSVSAVSVTGLSVVSIPDTFNTVGIIVLAFVLQLGGLGIMALGTFLWILTGKKIGLQRRRLIMADHNQGNLSGLVELMRSILIVIISIELVGALLLGTRFLNYFSTWQEAYFHGFFAAISATTNGGFDLTGQSLIPYQKDYIVQIIHMLLIILGAIGFPVLMEIKQYISKRKHQLFRFSLFTKLTTTTFFALIVVGTIVIILLEQDRFFTGKSWHETLFYALFQSVTTRSGGLATMDIRDLSQPTLLFMSVLMFIGASPSSVGGGIRTTTFAVNILSLYSFAKGGRTVRIFKRQLHEEDILKASVVMTMGILLCASALFILSITETAPLMKLIVEVCSAFGTTGLSTGITSDLTTVGKCVLIVLMFIGRVGILTFILASGGREQPPRYKYPKERIIIG; this is encoded by the coding sequence ATGAAAGGTATAAAGAAATTTTTACAAAAATTACGACCAGTGCAGCTTATCGTTTTCTTTTATTTTATAGCAGTCATTGTCTCGGTAATTCTCTTAAGTATGCCCTTTGTTATTAAACCGGGGGTAAAGTGGACGTTTATAGATGCGTTGTTTACATCGGTTAGTGCTGTAAGTGTTACAGGACTTTCAGTTGTTTCAATTCCCGATACATTTAATACAGTGGGGATTATTGTTTTAGCTTTCGTTTTACAATTAGGCGGTTTAGGAATTATGGCGCTTGGAACGTTTCTTTGGATTTTAACAGGTAAAAAAATTGGTTTACAACGTAGACGATTAATTATGGCCGACCATAACCAAGGAAATTTATCTGGCCTTGTTGAATTGATGCGATCTATTTTGATTGTCATTATTTCAATAGAACTCGTCGGTGCGCTTCTTTTAGGAACGAGGTTTTTAAATTATTTTTCAACATGGCAAGAAGCCTATTTTCATGGTTTTTTTGCTGCAATTAGTGCGACAACAAATGGTGGGTTTGATTTAACAGGTCAATCGCTTATCCCTTATCAAAAGGATTATATTGTACAAATCATTCATATGCTATTGATTATTTTAGGAGCAATCGGTTTTCCGGTATTAATGGAAATAAAGCAGTACATAAGTAAGAGGAAACATCAATTGTTCCGCTTTTCATTATTTACAAAATTAACGACTACGACATTTTTTGCGCTTATTGTTGTTGGTACGATCGTCATTATTTTATTAGAGCAGGACCGATTTTTCACGGGAAAGTCATGGCATGAAACATTGTTTTATGCATTGTTTCAATCTGTAACGACAAGAAGTGGTGGATTAGCGACAATGGATATAAGGGACTTGTCACAACCAACACTACTATTTATGAGTGTGTTAATGTTTATCGGTGCTTCGCCAAGTTCAGTTGGAGGGGGAATACGTACAACAACTTTTGCAGTTAACATTCTTTCTTTATATTCATTTGCAAAAGGTGGAAGAACGGTGCGTATTTTTAAACGCCAATTACATGAGGAAGATATTTTAAAAGCATCTGTTGTGATGACGATGGGCATTTTATTATGTGCCTCAGCATTATTTATTTTATCTATTACAGAAACAGCACCACTTATGAAATTAATTGTTGAAGTTTGCTCAGCCTTTGGAACGACCGGTTTATCGACTGGTATCACATCAGATTTAACAACTGTTGGAAAATGTGTCCTAATTGTTCTTATGTTTATTGGACGTGTAGGGATTTTAACCTTTATTTTAGCAAGCGGTGGAAGAGAACAGCCGCCACGCTATAAATATCCGAAAGAACGAATTATCATTGGATAA